A stretch of DNA from Anaeromyxobacter sp.:
GCCACCCCCGGGGGCCAGGCCATCCAGGGGCTGCGGCCACCCGTATGGCGCCTTGTCGCCCACGTAGAGCGGCGCTCCCCCGGCCGCAGGGACGAGGTAGGTCCCCAGGCCGGACCAGAAGGCCACCATGTCGTTCGACTCCAGGACCCGGAGGCCGCGGCTCGGCAACTCGGGCGGGTTGACGGCAACCGCTGGGCCACCCGACGCCGGCGCCACGTGGACCCGCTCGTCCCTGGTCGCGTACGTCACCCAGCGACGGTCCGCCGAGAGGGCCGCGCCGAAGTTGCCGGGGGCAGGCAGGCTGGCGCTGGACCCGGAGGGGACGTCGAGCCGGTGGAGGCCGAGGTCGTCCCGGGCCCAGAGCCCGGCGCCGTCCGGCGTGAATCCCAGCAACTCGCTGCCGGCCCCGGTCGCCATGCTCGCCGCCACGGCCCAGGTGTGGGTATCGAGGACGACCAGCGCCCCGGTCGCCCGGCAAGCTGCCAGCCGGCCATCGTCCGAGAAGAGCTCGGGGCGGCAGGGGAGCTCAGGCGCCGTGCCGCCGTCCACCTGGACGACCGTGGCGCCGGCGCCGCGGTACACGAAGATCCGGGAGTCGGGCGACCAGTGGCCGAGGGCCGAGCCGGGCTCCAGCGTGGCGATGCGGTGGCCATCGATGGTGGAGGCGACCACGACCCAGCGCCCGTAGATGTACTGGCGCATGAGCTCCAGCGCGACGGAGCGGCCGTCCGGCGAGATGGTCCAGTTGGTGACCCAGACCCCCTCGGACGACTCCACGATGGCCTCGAGCGGGCCGCTGGCAGGCCCGATGAGGGCGGCGTCGGGGTACGGGCTTCCCAGGGGCCGCTGGAGGGCGACGAGGCGGGCGCCGCCGTCCAGCAGGACCCGGTCCGACCTGGCACCCATCAGCCTGGCTGCCCGACCATCGGCCCAGGCCAGGGAGCCGTACGCGTCGCCGCTGGAATCGATGAAGGCGACGTGGTCCGGGCCGAGCGCCTCCGCGAGGTCGCCCGCGACGACGGGGCGCGCCTCGCCGAGCTCGAGGTCGGCGTACCAGATCATGCCGTCCGCACCGCGCGCGGCATACCTGCGCCCATCGGGGCTGAAGCGTCCGGGCATGGCGGACGGCCCGATCGTGAGCGATGGTCCCCCGGAGCACGGGACTGCCTTCAGCCCGCCGTCGAGGGAGGCGTAGATGACGTGGCAGGCCGCGCCCCCTGGCGCCGGGGGGCTAACCTCCAGGAGGTGCTGGAGGTCCTCGGCCAGGACGATGGCGGGCCCGCCGTCCAGCGGGACCGCCAGAAGGCGCGTGCCGCCGGCGATGACCAGCCCCTTGCCGTCCGCCGTGCCGCCCGAGCGAACCGGCCAGCAGTCCGCGCAGATCCTCCGCCCGCCCTGGAGCTCGATGTCGCCGATCGGGTAGAGCCGCTCGTCGAGCAGGTAGCCCTCCGAGCCAGGAGTGGACACCGCGGCGGGCACCTGCTCGGAGCGGTCGCCAAGCGACAGGGAGAGCGACCAGAGGCCGACCGGGACCCCATCGATCCTCCAGGATCCGTCGGGTCCCGAGACGGCCGAGCGGCCCAGCCCGTCCACGGAGACCAGCACCCCCACTTGCCGTCCGAGGCCCGCGACGCTGACGGTGCCGGCCAGGCTGCCCACCGAGGGTTGGCCGGGAACATCGGCGGCCAGCGCGATGGCAGGGGCGAGTGCCTCCTCGTTCCAGGGCACCACCTGGCCTTCGATCGAGCCTTGCCGGTGGCCCCCCAGCACGGCATGGACGCGGTAGGTCCCGGCCGGCACCCGCGAGAAGCGGTAGACGCCGTCCGCGTCGCTGCGGACCGCATCGCCCGTCGCCTCCAGCCAGACGAGCGCACCGGCGGCAGGGGCGCCTCCCGCTCGCGTGACCAGGCCTGCGAGGCCGCCCTCGGGCGTGAAGTGCAGCGCCGGCACCACCGTCTCCAGCCGCTCGACCGCCACGGCGACCTCCACCACCTCCTCTCGGGTCGATGGGATGGACACCGAGAGCGTGTAGGCGCCGACGGTGATGGACTGCTGGCTCGCGGAGTCGGGGAACCGGAAGGCCCCGTCCTGGCCGGTCGTGGCGGCCTGGAACTCCCTGCCGCCCCAGCGCAGGCTGCAGCGGGTGCCTGCGGGCGGCGGCCCCGAGCCCAGGTGGACCACCCCGATCACCACGGCGCGTGGCGTGAAGTGGAAGAGGACCTCCCCTCCGGTGACGGCCTCGACGGAGACGATGCTGGTCTGCTGCTGTTCGAGGGTGTGCGGAACGTGTGCCGACACGGCGTAGGTCCCGGGGGTGACTCCCTCGAAGGCGAAGGTGGCATCCGGCCTCGTGAAGGTCTCGAGGAGGGCGCCACCGTCGAGCTGGGCCGTGACCCGGAAGCCGGACTCCTTCATGAAGTCCTGCAGGACGACGCCACCGACGATCGAGACGAGCCGGATGAAGCGGAGCGGCGAGGCCAGCGCCGGCCCCCTGCCCACCTGGACGACCTGGTTGATCGTGCCCGCAGCGGCGACGGTGCCCGAGAGCAGGTAGCTCCCAGGCTGGAGGCCGGGCAGCGGAGGTGTGCCTTCCCCAGGGAAGCTGCAGCGCCCGGTGGCGTCGGTCTGCCGTGCGAGGTCCTGGCCTTGCCCGACCAGGCGGCAGGGGACGCCGGCCGGGGCAGGCGCGCCGTCGACGAGGACGGCGACCTCGACCGTGCCGAACGGCACCAGCACCAGGGCCGCAGTGGCCGTGGCGCCGGCAGGAACCTCCACGGTGGTCGCCCCAGCCACCGCCTCGGTGAAGTCGACCGAGGCCGACAGGTCGTAGCTGCCCGGAGGGAGCCCGGTGAACGAGAAGGCGCCATCGGCGTCCGTGCGGGTGGAGAGGAGGGGGCCGCCTGCGGCGCGTGCGTTCACCTCGAGTCCGGCCTCGGGAGGGAGCCCCGTGAGGATGAGCCTGCCCTCGATGGAGCCCAGGCGGGTGAAGGCGAACGGCGGGTGGGCCAGCTCACCGTGGCCCACGATCACGTCCGCCTCGACCGTGCCCTCCACGGTCTCCGGCAGGGAGACCGACAACCGGTAGGGCCCCGGCGCGAGCCCGCCGGCCGGCAGGGTGGCGGGCTCGGGGAAGCGGAAGACGCCGTCGGGGCCGGCCAGGGCGGCCTGGTCCAGGCCCATTCCGACGAGGCGGCAGCGCGCGCCGGGAGGCGCGCTGCCAACGATCGTGCCGTATGGCGTGAAGGTGAGTGAGACCGAGGCCTGGCCGCCGGTCGGGACCACCGCGGTGGCCGACCTGGTCCCTTCC
This window harbors:
- a CDS encoding carboxypeptidase regulatory-like domain-containing protein produces the protein MGLDQAALAGPDGVFRFPEPATLPAGGLAPGPYRLSVSLPETVEGTVEADVIVGHGELAHPPFAFTRLGSIEGRLILTGLPPEAGLEVNARAAGGPLLSTRTDADGAFSFTGLPPGSYDLSASVDFTEAVAGATTVEVPAGATATAALVLVPFGTVEVAVLVDGAPAPAGVPCRLVGQGQDLARQTDATGRCSFPGEGTPPLPGLQPGSYLLSGTVAAAGTINQVVQVGRGPALASPLRFIRLVSIVGGVVLQDFMKESGFRVTAQLDGGALLETFTRPDATFAFEGVTPGTYAVSAHVPHTLEQQQTSIVSVEAVTGGEVLFHFTPRAVVIGVVHLGSGPPPAGTRCSLRWGGREFQAATTGQDGAFRFPDSASQQSITVGAYTLSVSIPSTREEVVEVAVAVERLETVVPALHFTPEGGLAGLVTRAGGAPAAGALVWLEATGDAVRSDADGVYRFSRVPAGTYRVHAVLGGHRQGSIEGQVVPWNEEALAPAIALAADVPGQPSVGSLAGTVSVAGLGRQVGVLVSVDGLGRSAVSGPDGSWRIDGVPVGLWSLSLSLGDRSEQVPAAVSTPGSEGYLLDERLYPIGDIELQGGRRICADCWPVRSGGTADGKGLVIAGGTRLLAVPLDGGPAIVLAEDLQHLLEVSPPAPGGAACHVIYASLDGGLKAVPCSGGPSLTIGPSAMPGRFSPDGRRYAARGADGMIWYADLELGEARPVVAGDLAEALGPDHVAFIDSSGDAYGSLAWADGRAARLMGARSDRVLLDGGARLVALQRPLGSPYPDAALIGPASGPLEAIVESSEGVWVTNWTISPDGRSVALELMRQYIYGRWVVVASTIDGHRIATLEPGSALGHWSPDSRIFVYRGAGATVVQVDGGTAPELPCRPELFSDDGRLAACRATGALVVLDTHTWAVAASMATGAGSELLGFTPDGAGLWARDDLGLHRLDVPSGSSASLPAPGNFGAALSADRRWVTYATRDERVHVAPASGGPAVAVNPPELPSRGLRVLESNDMVAFWSGLGTYLVPAAGGAPLYVGDKAPYGWPQPLDGLAPGGGAISWLSPEGVLKSASLPGGDPVEAAVGVRWFDHLLGGLRARTADDEWWVGPEVGPLRPLGPGNSEIGELPTSGRVAVRHQSGAIAAVRIVDADVLPLATCPSGVDEGFPQVHDDRLVFSCGGVLHAVPTEGGAVTPSVRGDGTVDTIWFDARRFMMIRAGALPPYRFQNGTYLVALP